The following nucleotide sequence is from Mucilaginibacter sp. cycad4.
GCGGCATATTTATGGATGCGGATGAAAGTAACAATACATGGAATAAATAATAAAAAAAGTGCCTATAAATAATAAAACCCTGCTAACTGGCAGGGTTTTATTATTTTATAATAGTACTAAATATTATGCGTTCTGTACAGAATTGTTCCAATCGTTGGCAGTTGCTTTGGCTTTTGATTTTGCTTCATCGGCAGCATCACTTGCATTGCCTGCGATATCATCGGCTTTTGATTTAACAGCATCAACAGCTTTATCTTTAGCATCCCAAAGGTCGCTAACAGTTCCGCTAAACTTGGTTTTAGCTTTGTCAATTACACTATTGCTGTAATCTTTGATATCTCCGGCTGTTGTTTGCGCTTTAGTTTTGGCGGTATCAACCAGGTCATTTATATAATCTGCAATATCGCCTCTTAATTCTGTTCCTTTTTCAGGAGCTAACAATAAACCCAAAGCCGCGCCCGCCGCTGCACCTACCAATAGTGCTGCTATAATTTTTGCTTGATCTTTCATGTTCTTTTCTTTGTTTTATGTGTAGTCGATTTATGATATTACAGGATAAACAACAACAATGCCAGTTTTTATTTGAAAGTAACATTCAAATATTAAGCCGGTGTACGCGATAGGTTAACAAAAAAATAAGGCAAAAAAAAGGCACTCAAGAAATTGAGTGCCTGGTAGGCTTAATGATTATATTATACTTATATAACTTTTACATTTACCGCGTTAAGACCTTTACGGCCGTTTTCAACTTCGTATTCAACGGTGTCGTTTTCACGAACTTCGTCAATAAGGCCTGTTGAATGAACAAAGATTTCAGGACCACCATTGCTTGGTACTATAAATCCGAAACCTTTTGTTTCATTAAAAAATTTTACTGTTCCTTGATTTTGCATTATTTTATTTATTAATGCTGCCAAGATAGCCATAATTTACCGTAATTAAGCAATACCCAAAAGGTAATTTAGGTTCAATTCAAACAGATGGAACAGTGTTTACCTGTTAAGTGATTGATGGTTAGGTTACTATTGCCAAATAGCCTTCCTGTATAGTCTCTTCCGGATCTTTCACTATTCCCCGTGTCTTTCATTTCGTTCGTTAACGATATGCTCTATTGTATTAACGTAACCAAATCAATATTTTTCCATCCGCAGGAGGTCTGATATATCAGGTAGTAATGCTACCGGCTCTCCGCAATTCGTTCGATTGTATGATAGCTATATGTTTAAGAGTCTCCTTTTGAATACTGATTTGTTCCTCGTTCCTTTTGCGTGTAGTAGTTTACCAGGCTGCTGTTAAAAACTAATCGCCAATGTGTTTAAAGAATATGTGACCTAACCCGGCCTTTAATTTTTTAAAGGATTAAGTTTGCAAAAAAACCGTGATTGGTTTTATCCTCATAAAATTGAAAATTACTACATGAAGGCCTTTATATTCGACCTCAACGGCACTATGATCAATGACATGCCCTATCATACCAAAGCATGGCAATATCTTTTAAATACCGACCTTGGCGGTAGCTTTACCTGGGATGAAGTAAAACCACAGATGTACGGCAAAAATCAGGAAGTACTGGTACGTATGTTTGGCCCCAACCGCTTTACTACCGAAGAAATGGACAGGCTTTCTTACCTTAAAGAACAGCGCTACCAGGATGAGTTTTTGCCCCACCTGGCACTTTTACCCGGTTTGCATGAGTTCTTGGAAAACGCTTATCAAAAGAGTGTCCCCATGGCTATAGGCTCGGCGGCAATTCCTTTTAATATTGATTTTGTACTGGATAACCTTAACATCAGGCATTATTTTAAAGCAATAGTAAGTGCCGATGATGTAGTACTAAGTAAACCCCATCCCGAAACATTTTTAAAAGCTGCTAAATTGCTGAACACCTTACCTACAGACTGTATTGTGTTTGAGGATGTACCCAAAGGCGCCGAAGCTGCCGCCAATGCAGGCATGAAAGCTGTTGTACTTACTACAACACACCAGCAGGATGAGTTTGAAGCTTTGCAAAATGTAATTCATTTTGCCAATGATTTTACGGATAGCTTTATTAAGGGCCTGGTGCAATAATTAGTAGGGTTTGTTATTTTATTGTTTGTTTTAACGTATTATTGTTCAGGATCCTATTTGTAAACCTGATCTGAACCTTTTACGATGAAACTTAAATTCAGCCTGCTTTTGCTCCTGGCCGGTATGATCATCAGCTCATGCAGTGATCATATTTATGCGCCGGCCATGCACCATAGCGATATTGCTTATCTGCCTAAACCGGTATCTGCTGATGCTGTTAAATCGGCAAATTATATTTCGGGGGCATTAGTAGTTGATGAAAGCCCCAATTACTCGGACGAGTTGGTTAGTGCACAGCTTAATTTTAGCCGCGCACATGTGTTTGATCATTTCAACCTGGCTTATGGTGCTTTTGGTACATTAGGAAATTATCATAATAGCGAATTGGAGCCGCAAGACCCCAACTATTTTAAAAATAAGTTCTTTGGAGCGGCAGGAGGGAGGTTATCGGGTAACTTTTTTGTGAGCAGCGGGCATATCGATTTTCGCTTTATTGGCTTTGAAGCCGCTTACAGTCATGAATTTGGCGATTATCTTGACTTTAGGAAAGCTGTTACCAACAAACCAGGTTTTTACACCGACTCACGCGCCGATCTGCTTACGTTAGGCGGTACAACCGAGGTTATATTTCATACCAATAAAGTTACCAACCAGTTTGGATTCCGGCTTTTTTGGGGAGGTACATTCGGTAACGACAACGTATACCGAAACAAAAACAGCGATTACGTTTACAGGGCTTACAATCCTGGTTTTGTAACCGCTGCTTATTTTATGCAGATCAAAAACTATATAGCCATTGTTGAAGCCGGTAACTATGTACAGTTAAGGCTTGGCTACAGATTTAGATAGCTTATTCAGAATAAACGCTGCCAACCCTGTCGCGCAGGTTGTAGCCTGAAGCCATTACCTCGCCATAAGCGCCCGCTGTACGCACAGCTATCAGATCACCGCGGAATGACTCGGGCAGGCTTACGTCCTTCTGAAAACAATCCGTGCTTTCGCATATCGGCCCAACAACATCATACTTTAAACTTTCGGATTTTCCTGCTTCCGGACTTTCCGACTTCCGACTTAAATTTTCTATCTGGTGATAAGCCTGGTAAAGCATCGGGCGGATCAGCTCGGTCATACCGGCATCCAGGATCAGGAAGTTCTTTTTCTGCCCGTTTTTAACATACAATACGCGCGATATAAGTGAAGCACTTTGGGCCACCAGTGCACGGCCAAGCTCAAAGTGAACTTCTTGCCCCGGCTTAACGTTCAGGAAGTTTTTAAACACCTGGAAGTAGGCTTCAAAATCGGCTATATTGTTGTCCGGAGCATAGTAATCAACCCCGAGGCCTCCTCCGGTATTAAGCACTTTTATCGGGAAGCCGCGGTCCTCAAACCAATCCTGCATTTCATTAATGCGGGTACATAGATTTTTGTAAACTTCCAGGTCGGTAATTTGTGAGCCGATATGGAAGTGGATCCCTAAAAATTGCAGGTTATTACATTTGCGTAAAGCAGCAGCAACATCAGGCAATTGCCAGGTATTGATGCCGAATTTATTTTCATCAAGTCCGGTGGTGATGAAATGATGGGTATGCGCATCCACGTTTGGGTTGATACGGATAGCTACACCTGCTTTCTTATTTTTTGCTTTTGCAAGGCCATCGATAATAAAAAGCTCCTGGATGGATTCGACATTGAAGCAGAAGATATCAGCATCAAGGGCCAGGTTTATTTCACGGTCAGACTTACCTACACCGGCAAATACAACTTTGCCTTTATCAAAGCCATGCTCAATGGCCGCCTTTACCTCGCCACCGCTCACGCAATCGGCGCCAAAGCCATAGGTTTGTATGGTATCAATAACCTTTGGGTTAAAGTTGGCCTTCATGGCGTAATGCACATGGAAGCCATGCTTTGCAGATGCATCGCGGCAGGCACTCAGGGTGTTTTTAAGCACCTCAAGATCGTAGTAATAAAACGGGGTATCCAGGCCGTTGAATTTATCTATAGTTTTACTTGTGAACATTGTAATATATTTTACCTCACCCAACCCTCTCCAAAGGAGAAGGCTATTTAATGAGATTAATTTAATGTGTTTTATAAAGTCCTCTCCTTTGGAGAGGATTTAGGTGAGGTTTTAAAACAGCCTGTTATGTAAGCTCCTTAAAGTTTCAACCTTATCCTCGGTTTTCACCAGTAATGACAGGTTATGATCGCTGCCGCCGTATGATATCATCCTTAACGGAATATGCTTAACGGCTTCCAGTACCCGGGCTGCATAGCCATGTTTTTCGGCTCCAAAATCACCTACCACACAAATGATGGTATGGTTCACATCTATCTCAACCGAACCGTATGCGTTCAGCTCTTTGGTGATATCACCCAAATAGGTAGTGTCATCGATAGTTACCGAAACCGCTACTTCTGAAGTGGTGATCATATCGATAGATGTTTTATAGCGTTCAAACACTTCAAACACCTTACGCAGGAAGCCATGAGCTAAAAGCATCCTGCTCGATTGGATCTTGATAGCGGTGATGGCATCTTTGGCGGCGATGGATTTGATCTTGTCCTTTTCGCTGGTGATGGTGATCAGGGTACCTTTTGCCTGCGGATCCATGGTATTCAATAAACGAACAGGGATCTTATATTTTTGAGCAGGGAACACACTTTGAGGGTGCAGGATCTTGGCGCCAAAGTAAGCCAGCTCGGCAGCCTCATCAAATGACAGCTGGGCAATAGGCTGTGTGCCCTTTACAATCCGCGGATCGTTATTATGCATGCCGTCGATATCTGTCCAGATCTGTACCTCTTCGCTGCGGATGCCGGCACCAATCAATGAAGCGGTATAATCGCTGCCGCCGCGGCGCAGGTTATCTATCTCTCCATAGGCATTGCGGCAAATATAGCCCTGGGTAATAAACAGGTTCACCTCGGGGTGCTTATCAAGCAGCGGGAGCAGGTTTTCGGTAATATGATCAACAATGGGCTCATTGTCCTCATCTATCTTCATAAAATCCAAAGCAGGCAGCAATACTGAGGGTATGCCTATCTCCTTTAAATAAACGTGATAGAGGGTAGTTGAAAGCAGTTCGCCCTGCGCAACAATGATCTTATCTTCAATATGGGTGAAAAGATCATTGGCCAGGTTGCTGAGCAACGAAAAATGGTAGTCGATAACCTCTTTGCCCTGGGCTAAAAACTCGGGCTTCACAAACAATTCCTTAATAAAAAGTTCGTACTTATCCTTCAGGATAGTAATAAGCTGTACCGCCTTCTTCTTATCACCGGCGAGGTATGCTTGTCCAATTTCTACAAGGCTGTTTGTTGTGCCTGACACTGCCGATAGTACCACTACCTGGCGCTCGGCCGGATTAATGATATCAAGCAGTGCTTTCATCCGGGCGGGGCTACCTACTGATGTCCCACCAAATTTTAAAACTTTCATTTTTATGTTGCTGTTAACCGTATATGATCGGTGTTCCCGAACATCAGTTTGCTGATATTCAAGCACCAATATTTGAGGCGCTAAAAATAGTGTTTTAAAACGCTTTAATGTAATGTGATTGGAATTTAAATTTGACGGGCTATATCATCCCTGAGTTTTGAAATCCGTGGTATTCTGAATTGTAAATAACAGCCCTGCGTGGCATTCCGGGTAAGATGTCGGGATCTTAATAAACCCAATTTTATTCCCTTCCCTTCAACATATCAAGTGAGTAAAAGCTGTCCCGCCAGTAAATGCCGCCCTGTACAACGGTTATTATTGATGCTTTTAAAAAATGCCAGGCTAAGAAGAATCCCGAAAAGGGGATCATGAATGCATACCACCACTTATTTGGGGGCACCATCATCATATAAACAATATGGAATACCAGCATAATAGCAGCCATGATGCGGATAACTGTAGTGCCGAAAACAAACATCAACGGCATGGGCAAAGCTACAGTTAATAACATATTCAGCACGTTAACGATGGCTTGCGTAAGATTATAATTGGCTACAGCAAATGCGTTTTTCTGAAGACCGCGTCCTAACTCACCCAGGTTTTTGTACCATTCTAAACAAACGTAGCCCTTGCCAACTAATACATCCTGCCGCAAGCCTTCCTTTTTTATTATATGGCCCATTTGCAGGTCGTCATCCGGGCGTAGTTTGATGCGCACGTGGGTGCCCATTTTTTCATAGGCTGTACGCCTTACCAAATTGAAAGCTCCAATGCTCGATGATGCTTTTGATTTTGGATTTTTAGCCTCCCATGGTTTCATGTGGGCCATAAGCATAATGCCGAAAGTAGCAAACACACTGTTTAAAATAGCTGACCGCGATTTCAGCTCGGGTAGCATGGTTAAATGATCAAGCTGCTGCTTAACTGCATAACCAACGGCTTTATTAATAGCATCAGGGTGGAAAACGATGTCGGCATCGGCAAAAAGCATCCATTCTTCGGTGCTGCCAAGGTAGCCCTGGTACAAGGCATTATTTTTACCAAGCCATCCATCAGGCAAGGTGCTGATAGTGGTAACCTGGAGTTGTGGATATTGGGAAGTAAAGCCCTGTAATATTTCGGCGGTACGATCGGTTGAGCGATCGTTTACCACAATAATCCGGTAGTTGGTATAGTTGATACGACAAACACTTTGCAGTGCTTTTTCCAGATCTTCTTCCTCGTTGCGTACTGCTATAATGATGGCAAGTGGCGGGGGATTAGCCATTAGAGGCTGCTGGCTTACCTGTTTAATTTGTTTGAGACCGTTGAGCAGATAAAAGTTTAGCGCCAAAGTCATTACAAACAGTATTACGCTGTACCAGAATAGTATCATGATAAATAGGTTTGGATAAAGGTGGGTAAAATCAGGAAATAATCACAACAAAAAATGGCA
It contains:
- a CDS encoding HAD family phosphatase; the protein is MKAFIFDLNGTMINDMPYHTKAWQYLLNTDLGGSFTWDEVKPQMYGKNQEVLVRMFGPNRFTTEEMDRLSYLKEQRYQDEFLPHLALLPGLHEFLENAYQKSVPMAIGSAAIPFNIDFVLDNLNIRHYFKAIVSADDVVLSKPHPETFLKAAKLLNTLPTDCIVFEDVPKGAEAAANAGMKAVVLTTTHQQDEFEALQNVIHFANDFTDSFIKGLVQ
- a CDS encoding aspartate kinase, which translates into the protein MKVLKFGGTSVGSPARMKALLDIINPAERQVVVLSAVSGTTNSLVEIGQAYLAGDKKKAVQLITILKDKYELFIKELFVKPEFLAQGKEVIDYHFSLLSNLANDLFTHIEDKIIVAQGELLSTTLYHVYLKEIGIPSVLLPALDFMKIDEDNEPIVDHITENLLPLLDKHPEVNLFITQGYICRNAYGEIDNLRRGGSDYTASLIGAGIRSEEVQIWTDIDGMHNNDPRIVKGTQPIAQLSFDEAAELAYFGAKILHPQSVFPAQKYKIPVRLLNTMDPQAKGTLITITSEKDKIKSIAAKDAITAIKIQSSRMLLAHGFLRKVFEVFERYKTSIDMITTSEVAVSVTIDDTTYLGDITKELNAYGSVEIDVNHTIICVVGDFGAEKHGYAARVLEAVKHIPLRMISYGGSDHNLSLLVKTEDKVETLRSLHNRLF
- a CDS encoding glycosyltransferase family 2 protein, producing MILFWYSVILFVMTLALNFYLLNGLKQIKQVSQQPLMANPPPLAIIIAVRNEEEDLEKALQSVCRINYTNYRIIVVNDRSTDRTAEILQGFTSQYPQLQVTTISTLPDGWLGKNNALYQGYLGSTEEWMLFADADIVFHPDAINKAVGYAVKQQLDHLTMLPELKSRSAILNSVFATFGIMLMAHMKPWEAKNPKSKASSSIGAFNLVRRTAYEKMGTHVRIKLRPDDDLQMGHIIKKEGLRQDVLVGKGYVCLEWYKNLGELGRGLQKNAFAVANYNLTQAIVNVLNMLLTVALPMPLMFVFGTTVIRIMAAIMLVFHIVYMMMVPPNKWWYAFMIPFSGFFLAWHFLKASIITVVQGGIYWRDSFYSLDMLKGRE
- the lysA gene encoding diaminopimelate decarboxylase; this translates as MFTSKTIDKFNGLDTPFYYYDLEVLKNTLSACRDASAKHGFHVHYAMKANFNPKVIDTIQTYGFGADCVSGGEVKAAIEHGFDKGKVVFAGVGKSDREINLALDADIFCFNVESIQELFIIDGLAKAKNKKAGVAIRINPNVDAHTHHFITTGLDENKFGINTWQLPDVAAALRKCNNLQFLGIHFHIGSQITDLEVYKNLCTRINEMQDWFEDRGFPIKVLNTGGGLGVDYYAPDNNIADFEAYFQVFKNFLNVKPGQEVHFELGRALVAQSASLISRVLYVKNGQKKNFLILDAGMTELIRPMLYQAYHQIENLSRKSESPEAGKSESLKYDVVGPICESTDCFQKDVSLPESFRGDLIAVRTAGAYGEVMASGYNLRDRVGSVYSE
- a CDS encoding YtxH domain-containing protein, translating into MKDQAKIIAALLVGAAAGAALGLLLAPEKGTELRGDIADYINDLVDTAKTKAQTTAGDIKDYSNSVIDKAKTKFSGTVSDLWDAKDKAVDAVKSKADDIAGNASDAADEAKSKAKATANDWNNSVQNA
- a CDS encoding cold shock domain-containing protein, which codes for MAILAALINKIMQNQGTVKFFNETKGFGFIVPSNGGPEIFVHSTGLIDEVRENDTVEYEVENGRKGLNAVNVKVI